Part of the Brachyhypopomus gauderio isolate BG-103 chromosome 17, BGAUD_0.2, whole genome shotgun sequence genome, GAATCTTGGTGTCCAGTACCGATTTAATTtgccaaacacacagacaactgACACTTTTGCTTACTATTACTATTTACTTATGCACATTAAATAAAAACACTATATTTGAACCTATGAACATGTGGCACATAAGAAAATGAGCACACAGTCTGACGTATCTTTCCGGCTCGGCTGTTGGACACTCACCAAGGTCTTTTCCATTAAATGCTGCTTGACTTAGTACCTGTGTCAGGCAAGCCACATCCCCAAAACCCAGATTGGCACCTTGGCCCGCCAAAGGGTGTACTCTGTGTGCTGCATCCCTGAAAGCAgagatattttaaaaataaataaaaaaatatcaaTCATTCAAAAGACAGCAACAAACCAAATACTGGTACTCTAAATCTAACATGTCACATGGAGGAAAAAACTAAGTTATCAAATGCATTACATAAAAAATTTACTGAGATCTTAAGCAGAGAAGCTAAAACTAAATGAACGACTGGTCCACACAGAGGGTTTAGATGCACATACCCGATTAGGGCGACTCTGTGGCGGATGTATTCGGAGGCATGGCCCATGCCTAGAGGGAACATGACCCGGCTCTTTGGACCCACACCCGCCACGCTGGGTGGAAGCTGACGGGTGGAGGTACCGTTGGGCATCAGCATGGACAGGGCGGTGCGGAACAGGGAACCAGCAGCCTCCACCAGCTCAGACTGGTTCTCATTACTCCACTGTGGACACCAGCATAGACACGTGAGTGGGGGAAGGGCCTATACATACAACAGAGAGGCAAACTGGAAGTCCAATATCGATCATTTAATATACAGATATCTACAGATATTTCTGTGAAAGCTAagctttttttaaagaaataaagttATTCAAAAACTTTGTCAAACCAAACCAATATGTGAAGCTCTTCCAAAATCAAGAACACTGAAAGACTGATGGACATTATTTTGCATAATTGACCAAAAGGTATCTGCTGAGACCGCATCTGCTTAGAATGACCATATTGCACACTTTTCTATTAGCATGCAAGTTGCATCCATAAACTTCCAATTAGCCGTGTATCATGTTGCTGAAAAACAGCACAGCTTAAACAGTGCAAGTCTCAATCAcaacacacagcatcattaccTTAACTCACACCAAGACTGACAATTGCGGGTTGGGTGGGATGACAGAAGAGGTCATAGCAGTGACTTCTTTACCCCTACACTTTACACTTtcatttaattaaaataaaGACACTGACGAGACCACAAACTTGGTAACACTTGgtctaaagaaaaaaacattgccTGCAGTAATGAACAACACTGGCAAGCCATGGGTTTAATTAGCAAACCAGTCTTGAAAGCAAGCATGACTCAAACTCACAGCCCTGTGACCAGAGAGACCAGTAAAAATATCCAGTTTGGGAACAGGTTTTTTTGGACTTCAACATATAAAcattgtgaggtgtgtgtgtctatatgaaGGCCAAACAAAAAGGCATTAAACTCTGTGGAAGAGTACCCAAGCCAGGACTATTGTTACACAGTCTCTGGGAAGGGTCAGTCCCAAACTCTGTATGACTTCATTTTTAGTGTGAGAACTGAACTGAACCTTCATGAACTCGGCCACAAGTCAGCAACAGCCACCAATGAATCACGGCATCCAACGCAGGCACAGTTCTGTTCCTCTAGGTCGCACGTCATAACCACCAACAGGTTAATAGTCTTCTGAAGTCAATTCAGGGATGGGCGATATAAAAGTTAGAAGAGTGATGTAAACTTTGTTCTGACTCACAAATGCTGAGTTAACTGCATCCACAAAGCTTTCTTCATCCATTTGCAAGAGTTCCTCTGCGTGTTGATGAGAAGTAGACCAGACCAGGGAGCTGTCAGTGTCTGACAACTAAACACCATACAGAAAACACCATATTCAACCACTGTACACCATAAGCGCAGGACGACACTGCAGTCCTGAGGGACAGAGCTCAAACGCAACCCGCCATCCTCCGCCACGGTCAGCTTACGGGAAGCAGTGCGATGGGTCCTGTCGGGAGGAACCTCTGCCACGCCACGTTGTTCTCAGTCGGCTGCAcatttgagaaaaacaagacaaAAGAGTTACTGAAATACCAAAAGCTCTCCAGTTACATGCCAATAAccacaaaagacacacacacacacacacacacacacacacacacacacacacacacacacacacacacacacacacacacacacacacacaaatctaagGTTTAGATTTTTGCTCTCGACATACCTCAGATAAATGCAGGACGGCTACTACAGCAGATTGGTCATAATTCCATTTGACAGTGGGGATCCCTGCCTCCCGCCGGACCATGGAGTTGGGTCCATCAGCTCCAATCTGAAAGAAACCAAGCATATTACTACATCGGGATTTTCTTTTCTTACACGTGAAACGCTGGATACATCTCACTCACTGCACTAATCTTACCAGCAGCCTGGTCTTCAGAGTGCGTCCATTGGCTAACGTCACCTTCACCCATGGGATAGAAGAGTCCTCATGGTAAGGCCTGGGCCAGGTGTACTTTACAACTTTAGTTCTGTATTGTACTTCAACTTGCTCTGGGAAAAACATAAAAAGAGGGAAATGAGGGTAAATCACCTTTCCAGCAAACGGATGTCAAATGAGGACCTTCAATGATATCAATATGCTGCGCTGCAATGTTCATAAGATGAAAGGGCATATATAACTAATGCCAAATGTGCCAAACATTATGGGGCCAGTGTTAAAAAGAGCTATAATATCATCATGGTGAAACTAAAATGCATGCAAATACCCTTAAATTAAGGTTTGCAATCATGTCTGATGGGTTTGCAGTTTTAAATGAGCAAAGGGGCACATCAAGGAAAAATAATCCTTGATGTTCCCATAATATTCCACAAATATTATGGAGGGGACTGTTTAtgtaataaaaagaagaaacagTTTGGCTATGAAAAAATGAGAGAATCAGAAAACAGTATTGTACAACTCCACTGAGCCCCCTCTTATTGGCATCATTACATTAACATCCCTCTAAATCAGCTTGGCTAGGCAAGCAAACAGGCTCCCAAACACATATAACCACCTAACAATATACTGCAGAAATATATCCACTCTTCTTAGAATCACTGGTAGTCAGTAACCTGGGAAATAAAAGGATCCGAGATAGAGTCTGTATCTGGAGACGACTACACCCACACAATCTAACGTCAACAGCTGTGTCTGCAGAGCTAGAGTTATGAAAAGACTCCAGCAAGTCTCCATCAGTAACAGACAAAACATTCTAATTAGtctgaggagggggggggggggggtcgtcaaTTTGCACATGAAGGCACACGTGTAGTAACATCTGCTGAGAGTGTcccgtctcccccccccctccacccacccacctaaAGACCTTTTTTGGGTTCAAATTTGCCCTTTTACAGAGCATGGTAAAACAGGGCCAAGCCTTCATTTGTAGAGGCTGAGCGCGGTCTGGTAAATTATAATGACAATTTGTTGCAGCTAAACACCATCAGCTCTGGAGTAGCCTGGAGAGATGCCCCAGTGTAAAAACCATGTGGTTGTTCAAATGGGTCAATAGACCACTGCACGTGCCTGCACAGAAAAGTGCTGCCTGATTGAAATAGCAGGGAAAACATGATCCCATCAAAAAGAGGCCGAGTCTTTATATTAAAAaaagcacaaacaaacaaaaacaccagGGCAGGAAGGCACAGCTTGTGGTGACATCATTTGCCAGGGGGGGGCAGGCGTAGATCCATTTGGGCCCCGTTCCAGTCCAGCGCATGGGCCGGGAAGCGGGACTCCATCAAGCTGTGTGGGACACTCGTAGGGCAAACAGCAGTACGCAGTTTGCTGAAGGCCGAAGCTTGCACAGGGGCACTAACCACAGCTCGACGTCCAAGTTGTACAAAAACATTTACTCAGTCCGCTACCGATGTTGACAGAAAATTTAAGACTTCTGTTAACACCATTAATTTTAAGTCTCACGGCAAATTTCCCGACCCCCCCATTCTAATCAAAAATCTTGTGCACGATAAACAACTCATCCACATGTATGATCTCCAAAGCAAACATGCAAAAAAATGTATAACCAATCACAGATCAAAACAGTCCAGTTACCAGAGAGTGTGTGCAGCTGCTTGGTGAGAGCTGCTACGATTACGTCGTTCTCCACGACGTACGCCATCTCGTCCTGCAGGTTCTCCTTATCGAACGTGATCAGGGCGTCTGAACAAGCATCCCAGACCTAAGACACAGGACCAATTACAGCTGTGGTTCACAACTCTATCCTTACATGCACCGCTCCTGTGCTATTCGCGGCCTTCCAAGAGAGCATGGCTCCGCTAAGCTAGAACACATCAAAGCTATTCAACTACGGCCTAAAGTTCGGGTTGTGCAAAGGCCAACAACAGCCCCTGAGGTTGCATGCTTAGCTTGAGAAACACTCCCGAGGCACAGGAAAAATACTAAAGGTCATTCTTTGCGCTTTGAGTTATGCCTGTATTTATAGTTAtgcaaataataaataatatgcaTATGAATGTTTCTGTCAAGCTTTTATCACAGTATTTGGCACGTTATTTGAGGGACTATTAAAAATTGCTTTTCAGTGTGTAAAACATTAAGACTTGCTTTTACACTTGAGCATGACTAAGCTGTTGACATAGCTGTTTTTTTTGTAATCCTCAAAAGACTTGTTACTAAGGTAACGAGCAACTGAATCCATAGGCAACAAAATGCAAGGGCTTTTTATGTTTTTGGTCGTAAAGCAGTCTGTATATTCCCATACTAAAACCACTAAACGTGGCGCCATTGCAATTTTACGTACATGGTTTGGTGAAAGGTTTAAAACGTGACCAGACCCAGAATTACAAGGATTTTACACATagcaacacacacagcatgaaaCTTATCAACTGCAGTGGTTTTCCTATGTACTTTTTAGTCACTACTAAATTAAATTGTCCATCACCAAAACGAGCCTTTTAACAAGTCTATATTTACTCCATAGATACCAGGAAAGGTACAGACCACGTTGAGAAGAAAAGCTTTTCTGATAACTTGCAGGGAACCTCCAAACCTTTAAAATACACGTTTTCTGGTGCATGGCATTTCCCAAACCCATTTCGGTCTTTCCCCACTAACCACTCTGTCTTAATTGGAGAGTGAGATTGAACCTTGATAGGTTGATCTCAGTCAATTCCTTCCCTTATTGGAACACATACACAAGATGAATAAAAGAGCATTTCAGGAGCACAGGGGAGGTCAAGCAGATGAGAGATGTCACAATGTCCTCTGATAACCTCTCTTCAGTTGACCAGAAGCcacaattacattttttttgcttGAAGGGCGGAGGGAGGGGGAAGAAAATGGCTTGAGGTTTGCCTGAATTTCTACCACAGTGTGTAAACCAAAGGCCTTTGTTGCTGACCTCTGCCCTCTCGTCAGCTTTAACCTCCAGCCCCTGTGTTCACCATAAACTCTCATAATTAGTAGACAGCAGAACTACACTTATATTTCAGAATGCCATAGAGATTTATAGTTGTACTGATTACATCAGGCATGAGGCTGTTTGGGGTTTGACGCATTATGTTCTACACAAGTCCTAAGGCATCAGTTCCTGGCTGGCTTTGTACATTTTGATATCCATCTTTATATCACATAAGCAAAATGAAATGGGTGTCTTAACTTCATGAACACAGAAATAAGATGTGCTGTAATTCTGTATTTGGGTGTTTACATTTGAAACAGTGATACTTATTTAGCCTTGTATTACTCCAATTATACATTTTTAGAAATAGATAGttcatagttttttttattacatgtaTATATTGTATTCTTTGAAAGATCATGCAAGGTAATCTTTATGTTTGGCATGTCAATCCTGCATTGCTGACTAACAACTTGGACATGGTTTCCATACGGAAACAGAAAAAATATCCATTGTGCACTTGGCCAGTGTAATTAAGAACTAAGTATTTAATGCAGTACTGATTTcaatttactttacttttaacTTGCTGATAAATATTTCGTTCAGTTATGTTGAATATGTTGGATGATGTATACAAACCTGCATTTTTTGATAGGGTTTGCATCTTAGATTGACGATATGATCCCAGGCACCAAGACCTGTCATTTTAAGAAGAAATAAACACGTTGAGTCACAGTGAGACTCAACTCAATGAGACTGAATGGATTAGCAATTGCATACTAATGAGGATTCACCACTATTGTCTCCATCTTGCCTACATAGCTAGCATATCCATTAAGTACATGTTAATCGGTTCTGATGCCATCTTGCCAAGAAGCAGAGATTACCAAATGTCAAAGtaaaattataaataataaaactgaATTGTTTACACTATGGTCACAATTAATAACGGCGACTGAAATACACTTCCAATAACACACAATCCATATATTTTCCAAGGCCCAACCATATCCAAGGTCATGCACTTTAAATTCAGTTTTATAGTAGCTTCTGCTAAATCTGGGCAAATGTTTGAGCAAAACTGGACCAACAAAGCTGTCAATTTACTGTATATTCCCTCAAACAGCTCCAAACAGGTCTGTTCCATTACTAAATGAATACAGTAATGGACCAAAATGAACAGGAGCAACGGACATGCACCAAATTTCTAATATGATCCACATGCGAGACGGCCAGTCCACCCCGTCCATCCGATTATACATCCTGGTGGATCTTTTATATATAAGTATTGCTATAAATAGGCTTAATGACAGGGAGTGCACTCTCTAGAGCTTTGCCATCATTGGACCAGATGACATTTTCCTTGCCAAGAGCTCTTTGATTGGATGATGCCCCTCAATTCAGCAAAGCATTGGCTTAAATGAAATCTTTAGTGGTGCATAATGTACACAGCCGTTTATTCTTTTACAGTACTGGGACGGCTTCCCTGGAATACAGAATGACTTAACTCACTTCATTTTGGCATCTTATTTGTACTGGCATTATTCACAACTGGATGAACAACTTGATTGCACGGCAATGAGAAATATTCAGTGAAGTTTTTGCTATTTTTAATACCTACGGCTTTGTTCCGATATGACAGCCCACATTATCTTGTCCTCATTTATGTACTGTTGATATTATCTGATTTAAAAACTCCCAGTCTTTGTCCAAGTGTCACTTTTCAAGGTCATCGTAATTGCTTGGCAGGTTTCTCAACACCATCAGCTCTCAGGTTGCATGGAAAGATGCCCTAGAGTTTTCAAATGGATCAATAGACTACTGGACATGCCTGTTTGTGCCAGGGGGGGGGGCTGTAGTCTAGACAAAAAAGACATGGCTGACGAGGTCGTCTAGCATTTACCCAGTTGGCTAAGAAATAAAATTTCTAAGTTTTTGCCATTGGACTTCTAAATGTTTCTAAAGTATAACAACAGGAACACAACTTAATGCTAGTGACATTACACTCTTCTGTTGATGATGTAATGTAAGGATGTTGTTTTATATACAACACCAAGCCAATTCTGGCACCACAAAACCACTAAGAGCTTGTTCGTTTCATCTGTGCATTAgcacacatttaacattaaacattTAGCCCAATATTCATCTTTAATTTTCTGTGCCTTCATGTGTTTGATTTTAGCATTATATCCCATGTCAGTCAGCAAAGACATGTTTGATGTCCACATTTTGATTCTGAAGTTATGTACTTGAGTTTTTTTTCCTGCAAACTGTTTGTTTAATTTTTGCACTGTGTGTATGCAATTAATCTTTGCATTTGACTTGCATCTGTATTATTATGGACTTACTGGACACTTTGTGCCTCAATGCCTTTGGTACAATCAATACTGCATACTTGTGCAGAAAAAGTGAATTAACATGCATCATACTAAACTAAACAAATGAATCAGGTATGTGACAGAATGCTTGACAGAAGTGTATCCACTACAGCCCGAAATGAAGATTAAACATGCAGGAATTAAGAACAGAATCTGATAAACCAACGGGTACCACTGAGGAGTGTTGCTGAGCCTGGACTGATTGAGCTGACTCTTGTGCTGTACACCTCTGGTGGCTTGTCCATTTCTTTCTTTGAGCCTGCTTCCAGCAGAAGAATCTTTCTGCCTTGCAGGTTTGGATCAAAACCTGTAAAGACGAAAATATGCACACCATATATGAAAGCTCACACATCATTGTGCACCGATGGTACTGGTGAAAGGGTGAATGTTATTTCTGGTGGTACGGTTTATCCAAAGCGCTTCACAAGTTGCATGAAAGTGATGACGGGGTAGCATGAGAAACCTGCTTTTCATAAAATCTGCATGCTAATTGTACCTTGGGCACGTTTGCACCCCAAGATCCCGGAGTGTGTTTACACTAAAACCGCAATTGCAGCCTTAAAATTGTGAGGACAGCTATTCACTGCCAAACTAAATACTTCCATGAAACAAAATAAGTAGCTGCATCGCCTTGATGTGGAGAAGGCTGGGGTCGGAGGAAAGTGAGGGGAAACTAAAGCCATGACTGGGAGTGACAACACTGTACTTAAAGAGTATCGTGGGACACTCACACGAACGAGCCAGCTACAGCTCGCCAAAGGGACGTCAAACTGGCCGTTCTGAAGGTTTTTATTTGCACTACTCACCTACAGAGCAGGCCATGGCAGTCCCCACCATCCCTCCGCCTGATATGATTATGTCGTACAGATCATTTTGGGCTGTGCACGACTCTTCGTCCTCCGAGGACACGAATCCTCTGGTCATCGCCCCGTTCAGACCTTTAACTGTGTTGTTAACGCACTGACGTCCCACTCCGGTCGCAGCCAACATTTTAACTTTCGTTATTGCAAACATTTTAAATAGATTAGTAAAGGGGCGAGTGCCTTTTGTATGTGAACAACCCGTCTGTCCTAGAACAGCAGATAAGACTGTAAAATAACAGCAAATCCTTCGCAGCTTTTCCTGTTACTGATAACGTCCTCTTACCCCGCCATCTTGGTAGCTACATGACAGTTCAATATCGAATACATATGTCCTGTTATATAGAGCCAATTAACAGCAACCTTCATCCACaagcattttttaaataaataaat contains:
- the coq6 gene encoding ubiquinone biosynthesis monooxygenase COQ6, mitochondrial isoform X1, which produces MFAITKVKMLAATGVGRQCVNNTVKGLNGAMTRGFVSSEDEESCTAQNDLYDIIISGGGMVGTAMACSVGFDPNLQGRKILLLEAGSKKEMDKPPEVYSTRVSSISPGSATLLSGLGAWDHIVNLRCKPYQKMQVWDACSDALITFDKENLQDEMAYVVENDVIVAALTKQLHTLSEQVEVQYRTKVVKYTWPRPYHEDSSIPWVKVTLANGRTLKTRLLIGADGPNSMVRREAGIPTVKWNYDQSAVVAVLHLSEPTENNVAWQRFLPTGPIALLPLSDTDSSLVWSTSHQHAEELLQMDEESFVDAVNSAFWSNENQSELVEAAGSLFRTALSMLMPNGTSTRQLPPSVAGVGPKSRVMFPLGMGHASEYIRHRVALIGDAAHRVHPLAGQGANLGFGDVACLTQVLSQAAFNGKDLGEMQHLLEFETERQRHNLPMMAAIDLMKRLYSTNAAPMVLLRTLGLQATNALPPLKEQIIAYASK
- the coq6 gene encoding ubiquinone biosynthesis monooxygenase COQ6, mitochondrial isoform X2; protein product: MNGSELRYALINSEMKILGATAPPAGFDPNLQGRKILLLEAGSKKEMDKPPEVYSTRVSSISPGSATLLSGLGAWDHIVNLRCKPYQKMQVWDACSDALITFDKENLQDEMAYVVENDVIVAALTKQLHTLSEQVEVQYRTKVVKYTWPRPYHEDSSIPWVKVTLANGRTLKTRLLIGADGPNSMVRREAGIPTVKWNYDQSAVVAVLHLSEPTENNVAWQRFLPTGPIALLPLSDTDSSLVWSTSHQHAEELLQMDEESFVDAVNSAFWSNENQSELVEAAGSLFRTALSMLMPNGTSTRQLPPSVAGVGPKSRVMFPLGMGHASEYIRHRVALIGDAAHRVHPLAGQGANLGFGDVACLTQVLSQAAFNGKDLGEMQHLLEFETERQRHNLPMMAAIDLMKRLYSTNAAPMVLLRTLGLQATNALPPLKEQIIAYASK